The following coding sequences lie in one Candidatus Poribacteria bacterium genomic window:
- a CDS encoding phosphodiesterase, translated as MRKRVLIIGWDCAAPALVFEAFKDDMPNTHRLMAEGTYGELESTIPPITVPAWMCMMTSRDPGELGIYGFRNRKDYSYDALTIANAHAVKVPTLWDLLGQAQKKSAVLGVPLTYPARPFPGWMVTSFLTPNLNSQWTFPRRLTREIAQVASDYMIDIPNFRTDRRAELEQQLLKMTAERFKLARHLLETKDWDFFTMVEMGSDRLHHAFWRFWDKTHPKYEPDSPFSDTMRNYYRTLDAELGETLACVDENTTVMVVSDHGAKRMDGGICVNEWLRKHGYLTLKAEPQGITRWTPDMVDWQQTKVWGEGGYYGRIFINVEGREPHGTVSAGEYESVRDELKAQLEAIVDEAGHNIGTRVFKPEEVYRECRNIAPDLIVYFGNLFWRSVGSVGYNSIHTYENDTGPDDCNHAEMGVFIIKNGEQAQGLIPPKSLYDIAPTVLNELDLDIPEAMQGQPM; from the coding sequence ATGAGAAAACGCGTCCTTATTATCGGTTGGGATTGCGCCGCGCCGGCACTTGTCTTTGAGGCATTCAAAGATGATATGCCCAACACACATCGCTTGATGGCAGAAGGTACGTACGGCGAACTGGAAAGCACGATCCCACCTATCACCGTCCCAGCGTGGATGTGCATGATGACCAGCCGCGATCCGGGTGAACTCGGCATCTACGGATTCCGCAATCGTAAGGACTATTCCTACGACGCACTTACTATTGCCAACGCACACGCCGTTAAAGTGCCGACGCTCTGGGATCTGCTCGGACAGGCGCAAAAGAAATCGGCCGTCTTGGGAGTGCCACTCACCTACCCGGCGAGACCCTTTCCGGGATGGATGGTTACCAGTTTCCTCACGCCCAATCTCAATTCACAATGGACCTTCCCCCGGCGGCTGACACGGGAAATCGCACAAGTCGCAAGCGATTACATGATCGATATACCGAATTTTCGGACAGACCGGCGCGCCGAACTGGAACAACAACTCCTCAAAATGACAGCCGAACGTTTCAAACTCGCACGCCATCTACTTGAAACAAAGGATTGGGATTTCTTTACGATGGTTGAAATGGGGTCAGATCGACTCCACCACGCTTTTTGGCGATTTTGGGATAAAACGCATCCGAAGTATGAACCGGACTCGCCGTTCTCAGATACGATGCGGAACTACTATCGTACCCTCGATGCCGAACTCGGAGAGACGTTAGCGTGTGTAGACGAAAACACTACAGTCATGGTCGTCTCTGATCACGGTGCAAAACGGATGGATGGCGGTATCTGCGTCAACGAATGGCTCCGAAAGCACGGGTATCTGACGCTTAAAGCCGAACCGCAGGGAATTACACGATGGACACCGGATATGGTAGATTGGCAGCAGACAAAGGTATGGGGAGAAGGTGGGTATTACGGGCGGATTTTCATAAACGTTGAAGGTCGAGAACCTCACGGAACTGTTAGTGCAGGAGAGTATGAAAGTGTTCGTGATGAATTAAAGGCGCAACTCGAAGCAATCGTAGACGAGGCGGGACATAACATCGGCACCCGCGTTTTCAAACCTGAAGAGGTTTATCGAGAATGCCGAAACATCGCACCTGATCTCATCGTCTACTTCGGTAATCTCTTTTGGCGTTCGGTCGGAAGCGTCGGATACAACAGCATCCATACTTACGAGAACGATACCGGTCCCGACGATTGCAACCACGCGGAGATGGGAGTGTTCATCATAAAAAATGGGGAACAAGCACAAGGACTTATTCCTCCCAAGAGTCTCTACGATATTGCCCCAACGGTTCTGAACGAGCTTGACCTCGACATTCCAGAAGCGATGCAAGGGCAACCGATGTAG
- a CDS encoding P1 family peptidase translates to MASTNRTLTAIDGITVGHATHLTARTGCTVVLCPAGATAGVDVRGAAPGTRETEALRPGRLVQKAHAVLLTGGSAFGLDAAGGVVQYLEEQNVGFPAGPVRVPIVPAAVIFDLGVGDANVRPDREMGYQACVNATSEPVVMGAIGAGTGATVGKAPGVTSSPGGVGSACMRLDSGLIVAAIVVVNALGNVVHPRTGEILMGGRENADFVDITERLLDTDLVQGTNTTIGVVATNATLTPAEVHRVAEMAHDGMARAVRPAHTMFDGDTLFALATGSHTGNGVNTVGILAAEVVAAAIVNAVRTR, encoded by the coding sequence ATGGCATCAACAAATCGAACACTCACGGCAATAGACGGAATTACGGTAGGGCATGCCACCCATTTAACCGCTCGAACGGGGTGTACGGTTGTCCTCTGTCCAGCAGGGGCAACGGCAGGCGTTGATGTCCGCGGTGCGGCACCCGGTACTCGGGAGACGGAAGCCCTCCGTCCGGGACGTTTGGTCCAAAAAGCACACGCCGTCCTCCTAACGGGTGGAAGTGCCTTCGGCTTGGATGCTGCGGGGGGTGTTGTCCAGTATCTTGAGGAACAGAACGTCGGTTTTCCCGCGGGTCCCGTTCGTGTACCCATTGTTCCCGCGGCGGTTATCTTTGATCTGGGGGTTGGCGACGCGAACGTCCGTCCTGATAGGGAAATGGGGTATCAGGCGTGCGTTAATGCCACAAGTGAACCCGTAGTGATGGGAGCTATCGGAGCGGGTACGGGGGCAACAGTGGGTAAAGCACCGGGTGTTACGTCTTCTCCGGGCGGTGTCGGTTCGGCGTGTATGCGTCTCGATTCGGGCTTAATTGTTGCGGCAATTGTGGTTGTGAATGCGCTTGGGAATGTTGTGCATCCGAGGACAGGTGAGATTCTCATGGGTGGAAGGGAAAACGCTGATTTCGTAGACATCACGGAACGACTCTTGGACACAGATTTGGTTCAGGGAACGAATACGACTATCGGTGTTGTGGCTACAAATGCGACGCTTACTCCTGCAGAGGTTCACCGAGTCGCAGAGATGGCGCACGACGGGATGGCGCGTGCCGTTCGTCCGGCGCATACGATGTTCGATGGAGATACACTTTTCGCGCTTGCCACAGGATCGCATACTGGGAACGGCGTAAATACTGTTGGTATTCTTGCGGCGGAAGTTGTGGCGGCGGCGATTGTTAACGCCGTGCGGACGAGGTAA